A portion of the Oncorhynchus nerka isolate Pitt River linkage group LG27, Oner_Uvic_2.0, whole genome shotgun sequence genome contains these proteins:
- the LOC115112063 gene encoding ras-related and estrogen-regulated growth inhibitor-like, translated as MDKETMSTNFGLSRTLKRTGSLSSRTVRIVILGQAAVGKTAMAVRFITRRFIGEYDPTLETIYRHEMSIGGDVVHFEILDTAGQEEDALLIEEKIKWGDGFVIVYSVTDRCSFDEVMRLCFLVNHIHSSSGTRKCSPEPPPIVIVANKKDLEFDRMVSTEDGEGLSQGLKLPFHEISVRDGWEETAAVFSVLYGDVIQQLDTSPASFRRRAVSKLMEKIPRINSNPPGPSGRSFSFSSFRDFLPD; from the exons ATGGATAAAGAAACCATGTCCACCAATTTTGGTCtatcaagaactttgaaaagGACAGGCAGTTTGTCTTCGAGAACGGTCAGGATAGTGATATTGGGCCAAGCGGCTGTTGGCAAAACTG CAATGGCTGTGCGCTTTATCACTAGAAGATTCATTGGCGAGTATGACCCAACGCTCG AGACCATATACAGACATGAGATGTCTATTGGTGGTGATGTGGTACACTTTGAAATACTGGACACAGCAGGGCAG GAGGAAGATGCCCTGCTGATCGAAGAGAAGATAAAGTGGGGAGATGGATTTGTGATTGTGTACTCTGTAACAGACAGGTGTAGCTTTGACGAGGTCATGCGCCTCTGTTTCCTCGTCAATCACATCCACTCCTCTTCAGGCACCCGCAAGTGCAGCCCTGAGCCTCCTCCCATAGTTATTGTGGCCAACAAGAAGGACCTTGAGTTTGACCGAATGGTGAGTACTGAGGATGGAGAAGGCCTGTCACAGGGCCTAAAACTGCCCTTCCACGAGATTTCAGTGCGTGACGGATGGGAAGAGACAGCGGCCGTCTTTAGTGTTCTTTATGGAGATGTGATCCAGCAACTTGACACTTCCCCAGCCTCATTTCGCAGGAGAGCAGTCTCCAAGCTGATGGAGAAGATCCCCAGGATCAACTCCAATCCTCCTGGCCCCTCTGGCCGCAGCTTCAGCTTCAGCTCATTCAGGGACTTCCTGCCTGACTGA